In the Helianthus annuus cultivar XRQ/B chromosome 11, HanXRQr2.0-SUNRISE, whole genome shotgun sequence genome, one interval contains:
- the LOC110889360 gene encoding probable inactive purple acid phosphatase 29 gives MGRLPMIIVVFISSFSLLISVNASDGIRQLRFDKNKGEFKILQVADMHYANGKKTKCRDVLPKQVAHCSDLNTTYFIERMIQAEKPDLIVFTGDNIYGTDTTDPVASMNAAFAPAVSSNIPWAAVLGNHDQESTLSREGLMKHIVGMNHTLSQLNPFGVDVIDGFGNYNLEVHGTEGSSSGNESILNLYFLDSGDYSTVPAIPGYGWIKPSQQFWFQQTSMKLQRKSKAPGLAYFHIPLPEYSSFDSSSYTGVELEPGNPPISSASVNSGFFTTLVGAGDVKAVFVGHDHLNDFCGELTGINLCYAGGFGYHAYGKAGWSRRSRVVVASLEKKSNGSWGAVEFIKTYKRLDDGNLTVIDDQVLWTKTPSGNGR, from the coding sequence ATGGGGAGATTACCGATGATCATCGTCGTTTTCATCAGCTCCTTTTCGCTCCTTATTTCGGTTAATGCTAGTGATGGCATACGACAGTTGCGGTTCGATAAAAACAAGGGCGAGTTCAAGATTCTGCAAGTAGCTGACATGCACTACGCTAATGGAAAGAAAACAAAATGCAGGGATGTGTTGCCTAAACAAGTCGCCCATTGTTCCGACCTTAACACCACTTATTTCATCGAACGAATGATCCAAGCTGAAAAACCCGACCTCATTGTTTTCACCGGAGACAACATCTACGGAACTGATACAACCGATCCAGTCGCTTCCATGAACGCTGCTTTTGCCCCTGCGGTATCCTCAAACATCCCTTGGGCAGCCGTGTTAGGAAATCACGATCAAGAATCCACATTGTCGAGAGAAGGCCTCATGAAACATATCGTCGGAATGAACCACACCTTATCGCAGTTAAACCCTTTTGGCGTTGATGTTATCGATGGTTTCGGAAATTACAATCTTGAAGTACATGGAACCGAAGGGTCAAGTTCCGGGAACGAATCGATTCTCAACTTGTACTTTCTCGATAGTGGTGACTACTCTACGGTTCCCGCTATCCCTGGCTACGGATGGATTAAACCGTCGCAACAGTTTTGGTTTCAACAAACGTCGATGAAGCTTCAGAGAAAGTCGAAAGCTCCGGGACTTGCTTACTTCCACATCCCATTGCCTGAGTATTCAAGCTTTGACTCGTCAAGCTATACGGGCGTTGAACTAGAACCTGGGAATCCCCCGATTAGCTCTGCTTCAGTTAACTCCGGTTTCTTCACGACGCTGGTGGGAGCTGGGGATGTGAAGGCGGTTTTCGTGGGTCATGATCATCTTAATGATTTTTGTGGCGAGCTTACGGGAATTAATCTATGTTATGCTGGTGGATTCGGGTACCATGCGTATGGAAAGGCGGGATGGTCGAGAAGGTCAAGGGTTGTTGTCGCGTCGTTAGAGAAAAAGTCGAATGGTAGTTGGGGAGCGGTTGAGTTCATCAAAACGTATAAACGCCTTGACGATGGAAACCTAACTGTGATTGATGATCAAGTGCTTTGGACTAAGACTCCATCTGGAAATGGTAGATAA